The genomic window ACTCTGATCGAATTGGGTATCTATCAACCTCGGCCCATGATCTGGGTCAGGGACAGTGCCTGGTGGGTAGTTTAACTGGGGCGGTTGCCTCCTAAACAGTAACGGAGGCGCCCAAAGGTTCCCTCAGCCTGGTTGGCAATCAGGTGGTGAGTGTAAGTGCACAAGGGAGCTTGACTGTGAGAGTGACAACTCAAGCAGGGACGAAAGTCGGGACTAGTGATCCGGCACCGACGAGTGGAAGTGGTGTCGCTCAACGGATAAAAGGTACCCCGGGGATAACAGGCTGATCTTCCCCAAGAGTCCATATCGACGGGATGGTTTGGCACCTCGATGTCGGCTCGTCGCATCCTGGGGCTGGAGTAGGTCCCAAGGGTTGGGCTGTTCGCCCATTAAAGCGGCACGCGAGCTGGGTTTAGAACGTCGTGAGACAGTTCGGTCTCTATCCGCCGCGCGCGTAGAAACTTGCAGAAGGCTGTCCCTAGTACGAGAGGACCGGGACGGACGTACCTCTAGTGCGCCAGTTGTCACGCCAGTGGCACGGCTGGTTGGCTACGTACGGAAGGGATAACCGCTGAAAGCATCTAAGCGGGAAGCCTGTTTTAAGATGAGGTTTCAATATCAGGTGCCCGGTAGACCACCGGGTTGATAGGCCAGAACTGGACATACCGCAAGGTCATGCAGGTGACTGGTACTAATCCACCGAACAACACACCAAACACAACCCGCAAAACAACCAAACCCCAAAAAACAACACACCCCGCGAACAACACACAATCACCCGCGTCCACTATGCAGTCACTGACACAACACCGCCTGTGCATGCACACCCAACACACACAAGAACGTGTCGGTGGTTATAGCATCGGGGCAACGCCCGGACCCATTCCGAACCCGGAAGCTAAGCCCGACAGCGCTGATGGTACTGCACCCGGGAGGGTGTGGGAGAGTAAGACACCGCCGACCAACAACTTCAAACACAAACGCCCCCGAGAACCCCTCGGGGGCGTTTTCTATATCTTGCTATACCTCCATCCGCACCACGGATCGTCGAGAAGCAAAGTCACGCCATTCGCCGGTTACAGGATCTTCAAAGCAAAGTCGTGAGGCTAGCAAGTGCATGGGCTGATCAAATTTTTCCTGCCCAAGCGGAAGCACGTTGGGGTAGGCGGGATCGCCAAGAATTGGGTGGCCAGCCGCGAGCATATGCAACCGTAACTGATGGGTCTTCCCCGTGTGTGGCTTGAGCGCGTACACCGCCTGCGGAGGTAGAGGCCCGTGCATGGTTTCCAACTGTGTCTGTTCCTGGGCATTCACGCCGCGTATATCGTGGACGAGAGTTTCCGAATTCGGCGGCCCTTGGCCGATACTGCCTTGAACTTCTCCAGCTTTCTTGAGCAAATGGTATCTCCAAATGTCGCCTGGCTGACTATCGCTCTGGCTGCCAATTGCCTCATAGGTTTTCTGCACCGATCGTGCGGAGAAGAGTTGTTGATACGCCCCACGCACCGCTCGTTTCTTCGTGAGCAGTAGCACCCCTGCAGTGTTTCGGTCGAGGCGATGGGCAGGCGTCAGTTCGTCGTTGGCGCTGGCCTTGCGCATCTGCACGGTGACTGTTTGTGTGATGTGCATACCTCGGGGCATCGTTGCCAAGAATGGAGGTTTATCCACAACCATGATGAGGTCGTCTTCGTAAATGATCTCGCAGCGGTAGGGCGCTTCTCGTTCGGGGGCGGGCATTCGATAAAACCACAAGTCCTCGCCGGCAACTAGACGCTCATCCGGAAGCGCCCAACGAAACTTGGGTCCAATAACGACCAAGCGATCAGCAAATCGCCTTCGCGCTGCGTGCTCGTCATCTGCGGGGTGGCGATGACGCTGGGTGCTCACAAGGTGCCACAGAAAATCGAAGGCGCTCACTCCGTCCAGTTCCTGAGGAACACGCACCCTCGTGGCGGTGAGCCCATCTCGAACTCCGAGTGGTGGTTGCCCCCGCGGCACTGTGATTCGCCTTTGATCCATGGCTACAAATTCTAGTAATCGCTACCATGGAAGTGTGCCTCGGAGAGTCCGTGGCGAGAAAGGGTTGCAATCATGCAAGACTTGGTTGTTGTCGCAGTTGATGGTTCAGATGCTTCACAAAACGCGGTACGTTGGGCCGCCAATACCGCAGCCAAGCGTGGTGTCCCCCTGAAGCTCGCCGCCAGCTACACCATGCCTCAGTTCCTTTACGCGGAGGGAATGGTGCCGCCTCAAGAGCTTTTCGACGAGCTCCAGGCCGAAACCATGAGCTACATCGAGGAGGCTCAACGCCTCGCGTTGGAAGTGGCCCCGGATCTGAAGGTCGGTTACGTGATTGCCGAGGGCTCCCCAATCGATATGCTCCTCGAGCTCTCCAATGACGTGACCATGATCGTGATGGGTTCTCGTGGCCTCGGCGGTCTCTCTGGCATGGTGATGGGTTCTGTATCTGCAGCAGTTGTCTCCCACGCGCACTGCCCGGTAGTGGTGGTTCGCGAGGATAATGACGTCACTCCCGCCAACAAGTACGGACCCGTGGTGGTCGGCGTGGATGGTTCCGAGGTTTCCCAGCGCGCTACCGAGTTCGCCTTTGAGGAGGCCAAGGCACGCGGCGCCAAGCTTGTGGCGATTCACACCTGGATGGACATGCAGGTGCAGGCCTCCCTAGCGGGCCTTGCCGCCGCACAGCAGGAGTGGGACACCATCGAAGATGAGCAGCAACAACTGCTCGAGCAGCGCCTCGCGCCGATGCTGGATAAGTACCCGGACGTTGCTGTGGACATGGTGATCACCCGCGACCGTCCGGTGCGCGCCCTGGTAGAAAACGGCCGCGATGCACAGTTGCTCGTTGTCGGCTCCCACGGACGTGGCGGATTCCGTGGCATGTTGCTGGGTTCCACCTCGCGTGCGCTGCTGC from Corynebacterium gerontici includes these protein-coding regions:
- a CDS encoding pseudouridine synthase, with the protein product MDQRRITVPRGQPPLGVRDGLTATRVRVPQELDGVSAFDFLWHLVSTQRHRHPADDEHAARRRFADRLVVIGPKFRWALPDERLVAGEDLWFYRMPAPEREAPYRCEIIYEDDLIMVVDKPPFLATMPRGMHITQTVTVQMRKASANDELTPAHRLDRNTAGVLLLTKKRAVRGAYQQLFSARSVQKTYEAIGSQSDSQPGDIWRYHLLKKAGEVQGSIGQGPPNSETLVHDIRGVNAQEQTQLETMHGPLPPQAVYALKPHTGKTHQLRLHMLAAGHPILGDPAYPNVLPLGQEKFDQPMHLLASRLCFEDPVTGEWRDFASRRSVVRMEV
- a CDS encoding universal stress protein; amino-acid sequence: MQDLVVVAVDGSDASQNAVRWAANTAAKRGVPLKLAASYTMPQFLYAEGMVPPQELFDELQAETMSYIEEAQRLALEVAPDLKVGYVIAEGSPIDMLLELSNDVTMIVMGSRGLGGLSGMVMGSVSAAVVSHAHCPVVVVREDNDVTPANKYGPVVVGVDGSEVSQRATEFAFEEAKARGAKLVAIHTWMDMQVQASLAGLAAAQQEWDTIEDEQQQLLEQRLAPMLDKYPDVAVDMVITRDRPVRALVENGRDAQLLVVGSHGRGGFRGMLLGSTSRALLQSAPCPMVVVRPREQ